One stretch of Pradoshia sp. D12 DNA includes these proteins:
- a CDS encoding ABC transporter permease yields the protein MKKKFKLSNLYLILVFAILYAPIFYLMFYSFNSGGKMHGFDGFTLQWYKEVFADTRLLIIVLNTLVIALLSATISTVIGVFGALAIHEVRKRRTKNTLLSLNNVLIVSPDVIIGASFLIMFTIIGIKLGFMSVLLSHIAFSVPIVVIMVLPKLQEMSPTLIDAARDLGASQWNVLTKVILPYITSGIFAGFFMALTYSLDDFAVTFFVTGNGFSTLSVEIYSMARQGISLTINALSTLLFLFTILLVIGYYFITQRSTKPRMGVKE from the coding sequence ATGAAAAAGAAATTTAAGCTATCAAATCTATATCTAATCTTAGTGTTTGCCATCCTTTATGCACCAATTTTCTATCTGATGTTCTATTCATTTAACAGCGGCGGAAAAATGCATGGCTTTGATGGTTTTACGCTGCAATGGTATAAAGAAGTATTCGCCGATACGCGATTGCTTATTATTGTGTTGAATACACTGGTTATTGCTCTGCTTTCAGCTACAATTTCTACAGTGATTGGTGTTTTTGGAGCACTGGCCATACATGAGGTACGCAAGAGAAGGACGAAAAATACATTACTTTCCTTGAACAATGTTTTGATTGTAAGCCCTGATGTCATTATTGGTGCTTCCTTCTTAATTATGTTCACCATTATTGGGATTAAACTTGGCTTTATGTCCGTTCTTTTATCCCATATTGCTTTCAGTGTTCCGATTGTTGTAATTATGGTATTGCCTAAACTTCAGGAAATGAGCCCGACATTGATCGATGCGGCTCGTGACTTGGGGGCGAGCCAGTGGAATGTGCTGACAAAGGTTATTCTGCCTTACATCACATCCGGTATTTTTGCTGGTTTCTTTATGGCATTGACCTATTCACTGGATGATTTTGCCGTAACCTTCTTCGTGACAGGGAATGGATTCTCCACACTATCCGTAGAAATCTACTCCATGGCTCGTCAAGGTATATCGTTAACGATTAATGCATTATCAACCTTGCTATTCTTATTTACAATTTTATTGGTTATTGGATATTACTTTATTACACAAAGAAGCACCAAGCCGCGAATGGGGGTTAAGGAATGA
- the gshAB gene encoding bifunctional glutamate--cysteine ligase GshA/glutathione synthetase GshB yields the protein MTNIDHRLLKLMKEKHLSETLFRGNFGLEKENNRVHKNGTLALTPHPSSFGDRAKHPYITTDFSESQIEMVTPVFPTIDEAFEFLENIHDIVSLELSKQGEYLWPGSNPPILPDECLIPIAKLENDQETEYRYKLAQKYGRKKQLISGIHYNFSFSDELLHVLYDEQSSHKTYKEFKNDIYLKISRNFNRYRDLLVDVTGASPVFHNTYNQDCVLRAEQLNQGSYYLPQVHSFRNSVCGYKNRKDYQVSYQSVEEYVEDIHNLIQKHELLSAKEYYHTLRLKAGAGEDPLQGLLDKGIQYIEIRLLDLNPLFKIGTSKENLYFIHLFILYMLLLEEEEKTDLNYLSIIAEMKEMARELSLADKYIHILVEVENMLIDPELSYAARIKEGIKQSSYELFHMKHSFDYLHESEKHSFTLLGYEDMELSTQILIKDAIKRGIGIEIVDRDENFIALSDGKKTEYVKQATKTSLDSYSTVLVMENKLVTKKILRNAGMRVPNGGAYQSLEEAVMDYEKYKAKQIVIKPKSTNFGLGITIFKDSFSKEDYEKALGMAFLHDRTVLVEEFLSGKEYRFLVMGDEVTGILHRVPANVKGDGQSSIAELVTAKNKDPLRGKGYKTPLEKIQLGESEALFLKGQGKDFDYIPAEGELVYLRENSNISTGGDSLDLTDAISGSYKELAIQAAKAAGATICGVDMMIDDPTANVSEQNYGIIELNFNPAIHIHCYPYKGENRRAGERILQLLFGK from the coding sequence GACCATAGACTTCTAAAGCTCATGAAAGAAAAACACCTATCGGAAACATTGTTTAGGGGAAATTTTGGCCTTGAAAAAGAAAATAATAGGGTTCATAAAAATGGGACATTAGCTTTAACACCACACCCGTCTTCATTCGGTGACAGAGCAAAGCACCCGTACATTACAACCGACTTTTCTGAGTCTCAGATAGAGATGGTGACTCCGGTGTTCCCGACGATTGATGAGGCGTTTGAGTTTCTGGAAAATATACATGATATTGTGAGTTTAGAATTATCTAAGCAAGGAGAATACTTATGGCCAGGCAGTAATCCTCCTATTCTTCCCGATGAATGCTTGATTCCAATCGCCAAGCTGGAAAACGATCAGGAGACCGAGTACCGATATAAACTTGCACAGAAATACGGAAGAAAAAAGCAATTAATAAGCGGTATCCATTACAATTTCTCGTTCTCTGACGAACTATTGCACGTATTGTATGATGAACAATCCAGCCATAAAACATATAAAGAGTTTAAAAATGATATTTATTTAAAAATCAGCCGTAATTTTAACCGCTATCGAGATTTATTGGTTGATGTGACTGGGGCCAGTCCAGTGTTTCATAATACTTATAACCAAGACTGCGTCTTAAGGGCAGAGCAATTAAATCAAGGAAGTTATTATCTCCCTCAAGTTCATTCATTTAGAAACAGCGTATGTGGTTATAAAAATCGAAAGGACTACCAGGTTTCCTATCAATCAGTTGAAGAATATGTTGAGGATATTCACAATTTGATTCAGAAACATGAATTGTTGAGCGCAAAAGAATATTATCATACGCTCCGCTTGAAGGCAGGTGCTGGTGAAGATCCCCTGCAAGGTCTTTTAGATAAAGGGATTCAATATATTGAGATTCGGTTGTTAGATTTGAACCCTCTGTTTAAAATCGGTACAAGTAAAGAGAATCTCTATTTCATTCACTTATTTATTTTGTATATGCTTCTGCTTGAAGAAGAGGAAAAGACCGATTTGAATTATTTATCCATCATAGCTGAAATGAAGGAAATGGCACGAGAATTATCTCTAGCTGATAAATACATCCATATACTGGTCGAAGTTGAAAATATGCTAATTGATCCGGAACTCTCTTATGCAGCAAGAATAAAGGAAGGTATAAAGCAGTCATCCTACGAATTGTTTCATATGAAACATTCTTTTGATTATTTACACGAAAGTGAAAAACATTCATTCACTTTATTGGGATATGAGGATATGGAGCTTTCAACGCAAATTTTAATTAAAGATGCTATTAAAAGAGGAATAGGAATCGAGATTGTTGATCGAGATGAAAACTTTATTGCTTTATCTGATGGGAAGAAAACAGAGTATGTGAAGCAGGCGACCAAAACATCGCTCGATTCATACAGTACTGTTTTGGTTATGGAGAATAAGCTTGTTACGAAGAAGATTCTTCGAAATGCTGGGATGAGAGTTCCGAATGGAGGGGCTTATCAATCTCTAGAGGAAGCAGTTATGGATTATGAGAAATATAAGGCCAAGCAAATTGTAATCAAGCCGAAATCAACAAATTTTGGTTTGGGAATTACGATTTTCAAAGATTCATTTTCAAAAGAGGACTATGAAAAAGCATTAGGGATGGCTTTTCTTCATGATCGTACTGTGTTGGTTGAGGAATTCCTCAGTGGAAAGGAATATCGGTTTCTTGTAATGGGAGATGAAGTGACAGGGATCCTTCATCGTGTCCCAGCCAATGTGAAAGGTGATGGACAATCCAGTATTGCTGAATTGGTTACAGCGAAAAATAAAGATCCTTTACGGGGAAAGGGCTATAAAACACCCTTGGAGAAGATTCAGTTAGGGGAAAGTGAAGCACTTTTCCTAAAGGGACAGGGAAAGGATTTCGATTATATCCCGGCGGAAGGAGAGCTTGTTTATTTAAGAGAGAATTCTAATATCAGCACTGGCGGGGATAGTCTAGATCTTACTGATGCTATATCAGGGAGCTATAAGGAATTGGCCATTCAAGCTGCAAAAGCTGCTGGTGCTACAATCTGTGGAGTCGATATGATGATTGATGATCCGACTGCCAATGTCAGTGAACAAAATTATGGAATTATCGAACTTAATTTTAATCCTGCGATCCATATTCATTGTTATCCTTACAAAGGAGAAAATAGAAGAGCAGGGGAGCGAATTCTTCAATTACTTTTTGGGAAGTAA
- a CDS encoding ABC transporter permease: MKNKAKTLYLIPYSIWIALFVVFPIILVVYYSFIGIDGQFTLDNYSNFFTPVYLKMTLSSFWYAFLVTVISLLIAYPTAFLLTKTKHKQLWLLLIILPTWINLLLKAYAFIGIFGTYGAANAFLEVFGIGTKQILFTDFSFIFVSTYIFIPFMLLPIYNALEEMNQSYVDAASDLGASKWMTFRRVIFPLTLDGVKSGAQAVFIPALSLFMITRLIAGNRVITLGTAIEQHFLVTQDWGMGATIAVFLIIAMALIMILTGRRK; the protein is encoded by the coding sequence ATGAAGAATAAAGCGAAAACTCTCTATCTGATTCCATACTCTATTTGGATTGCATTGTTTGTTGTATTCCCGATTATCCTGGTTGTCTATTACTCCTTTATTGGGATTGACGGCCAATTCACGTTGGATAATTACAGCAACTTCTTTACACCAGTCTATTTGAAAATGACATTAAGTTCGTTTTGGTATGCTTTCTTAGTTACAGTTATTTCTTTATTAATTGCATACCCAACGGCATTTTTATTAACGAAAACAAAGCATAAGCAATTATGGCTCTTATTAATTATCTTACCAACCTGGATTAATCTACTTTTAAAAGCATATGCCTTTATTGGTATTTTTGGCACATATGGTGCTGCCAACGCCTTTTTAGAGGTTTTTGGAATAGGAACAAAGCAAATTCTATTTACTGATTTTAGTTTCATCTTTGTTTCTACCTATATATTTATACCGTTTATGCTATTGCCAATTTACAATGCGCTAGAGGAAATGAACCAATCCTATGTAGATGCAGCCAGTGATCTTGGAGCATCCAAATGGATGACTTTCCGCCGTGTCATTTTCCCTCTGACACTCGACGGAGTGAAATCAGGTGCACAGGCTGTCTTTATCCCAGCCCTGTCATTGTTTATGATTACTCGTTTGATTGCAGGTAACCGAGTGATTACATTGGGAACAGCAATTGAACAGCATTTTCTCGTTACGCAAGATTGGGGAATGGGAGCTACGATAGCGGTATTCCTAATTATCGCAATGGCATTAATCATGATTCTGACAGGCAGAAGAAAGTGA
- a CDS encoding four-helix bundle copper-binding protein, protein MNKDMYQVCIDACIECIDACNVCFDACLEEDYMKMMADCIRLDRECADICALAVKSMQSNSPFAKEICNLCAVICKACGEECQKHDHDHCQKCAGACFKCADACLSMTA, encoded by the coding sequence ATGAATAAAGACATGTACCAAGTCTGTATAGATGCCTGTATTGAATGTATAGATGCTTGTAATGTATGTTTCGATGCTTGCTTAGAAGAGGATTATATGAAGATGATGGCAGATTGCATCCGCCTGGATCGAGAATGCGCGGACATTTGTGCATTGGCGGTTAAATCAATGCAATCTAACAGTCCTTTTGCAAAAGAAATCTGTAATCTTTGTGCAGTGATTTGTAAAGCTTGCGGCGAGGAATGTCAAAAGCACGATCATGACCATTGCCAAAAATGTGCCGGGGCTTGCTTCAAATGCGCTGATGCTTGTCTCAGCATGACTGCCTAA
- a CDS encoding MerR family transcriptional regulator, with protein MYKIKEVSELAGVSVRTLHYYDEIDLLKPAHIEENGYRLYNEGNLARLQQILFFKEMDLPLNKIKAILDDPQFDHLDSLMKHKKVLEEKQKRLEKIIQSIDQTAQAIKGGRKMSRQDMFEPFDMSRVEAHLKKYEKEVKEKYADTEAFRQSQQKTNGYQADDWKAIEIERQQIYQSLAELMDRDPADSEVQQIVHEWRMHICKHFYNCTPEIFKGLGEMYISDKRFTDNIDSTKPGLARYLHDAIQIYCR; from the coding sequence GTGTATAAGATAAAGGAAGTCTCCGAGCTTGCTGGAGTCAGTGTTAGAACTTTACATTATTATGATGAAATTGATCTGTTAAAACCAGCTCATATTGAGGAGAATGGATATCGTTTATATAATGAGGGAAATTTAGCACGCCTTCAGCAAATATTATTTTTTAAAGAAATGGACTTACCGCTAAATAAGATCAAAGCTATTCTGGATGATCCCCAATTTGACCACTTGGATTCCTTGATGAAACATAAAAAGGTTCTGGAGGAAAAGCAGAAGCGGCTGGAGAAAATTATTCAATCCATAGATCAGACCGCCCAGGCAATTAAAGGAGGAAGGAAAATGTCAAGGCAGGATATGTTCGAGCCATTTGATATGAGTAGAGTTGAAGCACATCTAAAAAAGTATGAAAAAGAAGTTAAGGAAAAGTATGCAGACACGGAGGCATTTCGCCAATCCCAGCAAAAAACAAATGGCTATCAAGCAGATGATTGGAAGGCAATTGAAATAGAAAGACAACAAATTTATCAGTCTTTAGCTGAATTAATGGACCGGGATCCTGCGGATAGTGAGGTTCAACAAATCGTCCATGAATGGCGAATGCATATTTGTAAACATTTTTATAATTGCACACCGGAAATATTTAAAGGGCTTGGCGAGATGTATATTTCTGACAAACGTTTTACTGATAATATCGATAGTACAAAGCCGGGGCTTGCCCGATATTTACATGATGCTATTCAAATCTATTGCCGCTAA
- a CDS encoding helix-turn-helix domain-containing protein — MEIGSKIKNLRLKKGLTQEELGERTDLSKGYISQLERGLSSPSIETFFDILEVLGCTPKQFFDEEEREQKVVYGKNDTTDFIDEDRGYQIQWLVPESNEKEMEPILLTLQEKGEFKKFEPSLSETFGYVLKGRIMITLGRRTYFAKAGEAIYFNATEEHQIINDFNGISELLLVATDSYL; from the coding sequence ATGGAAATCGGAAGCAAAATTAAAAATTTAAGATTAAAAAAAGGTCTGACTCAAGAAGAACTTGGTGAAAGAACAGATTTAAGTAAAGGGTATATTTCACAACTTGAAAGAGGTCTCAGTTCACCATCTATCGAAACATTCTTCGATATACTCGAGGTTCTCGGCTGTACCCCAAAGCAATTTTTTGATGAGGAAGAACGTGAACAAAAAGTAGTATACGGAAAAAATGATACGACAGATTTTATAGATGAAGATCGGGGTTATCAAATCCAATGGCTTGTTCCAGAATCAAATGAAAAAGAAATGGAACCCATATTGCTTACATTGCAGGAAAAGGGAGAGTTCAAAAAATTTGAGCCCTCACTTTCAGAGACATTTGGCTATGTATTAAAAGGGAGAATCATGATAACACTCGGCAGAAGGACATACTTTGCCAAGGCAGGAGAAGCAATTTATTTTAACGCAACCGAAGAACATCAGATAATTAATGATTTCAACGGGATTTCAGAATTATTGCTTGTAGCGACGGATTCTTATCTATAA
- a CDS encoding ABC transporter ATP-binding protein — protein MNDHTIIRFENVTKQYDDDPAVLNDVSFEIERGKFYTLLGPSGCGKTTILRLIAGFMQPSEGKIYFNGKLINNVPANERQVNTVFQDYALFPHLNVFENVAFGLRIKKMKNADIAKKVTEALRFVNLAGYENREIKEMSGGQRQRVAIARAIVNEPEVILLDEPLSALDLKLRTEMQYELRELQRRLGITFIFVTHDQEEALAMSDEIFVLNKGRIQQSGTPTDIYDEPVNRFVADFIGESNIVPGRMIADYIVEFADKRFDCVDGGFRENESVEVVIRPEDLEITTLEQGKMQVRVDSQLFRGVHYEICCFDEAGNEWLVHSTKKAVVGEEIGLSFDEEAIHVMLPGETEEEFDKRLEAYNEAGHEE, from the coding sequence ATGAATGATCATACAATTATTCGTTTTGAGAACGTCACGAAGCAATATGATGACGATCCAGCGGTATTAAATGATGTTAGCTTTGAAATTGAAAGAGGGAAATTCTATACACTCTTAGGACCATCAGGTTGCGGAAAAACGACGATTCTCCGCTTAATTGCCGGATTTATGCAGCCCTCTGAAGGAAAGATTTACTTTAACGGTAAATTAATAAATAATGTCCCGGCCAATGAGCGCCAGGTAAATACAGTATTCCAGGATTACGCCCTATTTCCACATCTAAATGTATTTGAAAATGTTGCATTTGGTTTACGCATTAAAAAAATGAAAAATGCAGACATTGCCAAGAAAGTGACAGAAGCATTACGCTTTGTTAACCTGGCTGGTTATGAAAACCGTGAAATTAAAGAAATGTCCGGTGGACAGCGTCAACGTGTAGCCATTGCCCGTGCGATTGTAAACGAACCGGAAGTAATCTTACTTGATGAACCTTTATCGGCGCTCGATTTAAAGCTTCGTACTGAAATGCAATATGAATTGCGTGAGCTTCAACGCCGCCTTGGTATTACCTTCATCTTTGTTACGCATGACCAAGAAGAAGCATTGGCGATGAGTGATGAGATTTTTGTTTTGAACAAAGGCAGAATTCAGCAAAGCGGTACGCCAACTGATATCTATGATGAGCCTGTTAACCGATTCGTCGCAGACTTTATCGGAGAATCCAATATTGTTCCCGGTAGAATGATTGCCGACTATATAGTAGAATTTGCAGATAAACGTTTTGACTGCGTAGACGGCGGTTTCAGAGAAAATGAGTCTGTAGAAGTGGTAATCCGTCCTGAGGATTTAGAGATTACTACACTCGAACAAGGAAAAATGCAGGTACGCGTTGATTCCCAATTATTCCGTGGTGTTCACTATGAAATTTGCTGTTTTGATGAAGCAGGTAATGAGTGGCTAGTACACTCTACGAAAAAAGCGGTTGTTGGGGAAGAAATTGGGTTGAGTTTTGATGAAGAAGCCATTCATGTCATGCTGCCGGGGGAAACGGAAGAAGAATTCGATAAACGCTTAGAAGCATATAATGAGGCCGGCCATGAAGAATAA